The Daucus carota subsp. sativus chromosome 7, DH1 v3.0, whole genome shotgun sequence genome window below encodes:
- the LOC108194196 gene encoding uncharacterized protein LOC108194196 → MGNCQAIDNASLAIQQPCGRVDKAYWPLPASYVMKTNPGYHVALLLTTTLYPPSTTTADSAPLRVTRIKLLRPTDTLVLGHTYRLVSSQEVMKGVWAKKHAKMQKKKQSEASSEVINSSAESTLKNKNKLVIKHDRPTKTSSKSSSVRPRGWHPSLHSITETAS, encoded by the exons ATGGGGAATTGCCAAGCCATAGATAATGCAAGTCTGGCAATACAACAGCCTTGTGGTAGAGTAGATAAAGCTTACTGGCCCCTCCCTGCTAGCTATGTCATGAAGACCAACCCTGGCTACCATGTTGCTCTTCTCCTCACCACCACTCTGTATCCACCTTCCACCACCACTGCTGACTCGGCTCCTCTTCGCGTTACTCGGATCAAACTTCTCCGCCCCACGGATACTCTTGTTCTTGGCCATACCTATAGACTCGTCAGTTCCCAAG AGGTGATGAAAGGGGTGTGGGCTAAAAAGCATGCAAAGATGCAGAAGAAAAAACAATCAGAAGCATCATCTGAAGTCATTAATTCAAGTGCTGAAAGTACTCTGAAGAACAAAAACAAACTG GTGATAAAGCACGATAGACCGACAAAGACATCATCAAAATCCAGCTCTGTGAGACCAAGAGGATGGCATCCCTCACTGCATAGCATCACCGAGACTGCGAGCTGA